The DNA region CGTTGACCTCGTCCGTCGTGGTCATGGGAAGCAAGACGAGTTCAGCGTCCGCCCCGGCGGCGAGTTCGCCCGCGGTCTCGAGCAGCAATCGATGTCGGTCCGTGTCGTCGACGACGACGAGTCCTGTGTTCATAGTCACTGATACGCTCGATATTGTGAAAGTACTTGCGTGAATACACGACTCATGGGAGACAGTATCGTGCGTCTGTGACCGTCTTACGGGGTTGGGGAGGCATGACACGATCGATAGAAACGCACGAAACTCGTATCAGAAATAATAGACCGAGTGGCTGGCTATCTCTCGAGACTACCCAACGACTTTCTCGATTCGAGTCCAGGTGTCGGATATGACCACACCGACGGACCCGGACGATTCGAGTCGGCTCGAGCGGACGCTCGGGCGGGCCTGGTCCGACGACCGACCGTGGGAGCTGTTGACCGCGCTCACCCAGCTCGAGAGCCGCATGGGCGGGTCGCCGGGCGAACGGGCAGCGGCCGACCTCGTCGCCGAGGCGTTCGAACGCGTCGGCGTGGCGAACGTCGGTCTCGAGTCGTTTCCGATCCAGTACTGGGAGCGCGGGAAGACGACGTTCACCGTTACCGAGCCCGTCGAACGCGAGTTCGAGGCGCTCGCACTCCCCTACGCTCCCGCAGCGGACCTCGAGGCGCCGCTGGTCGACGTCGGCTACGGGACCCCGGAGGAAATCGACGACGCGGGCGAGGCCGTCGAGGGAGCCATCGTCGTCGCGAGCACCACCACCCCGGCCGGCCAGCGTTTCGTCCACCGCATGGAGAAGTTCGGCCACGCCGTCGACGCGGGCGCGCGGGGGTTCGTCTTCGCCAACCACGTTCCCGGACAGCTGCCACCGACGGGGGCGCTCCGGTTCGACCGCGAGGCGGCCATCCCCGGGATCGGCGTCAGCGCGGAGACTCACGACTGGTTGACGGAGTACGCCAATTCACCGGCGGCTGACCCGGACGAATCCGCGAACGCCCGGGCCAGTCTGCGCGTCGAGGCGACGACGACCGACGGCTCGAGCCAGAACGTCGTCGGCACCCTCGGACCCGATACTGACGACGAACTTCTCCTGCTTGCTCACTACGACGCCCACGACGTCGCCGAAGGGGCCCTCGACAACGGCTGTGGCGTCGCGACGGTCCTCGGCGCCGCGTCGGTTCTCGCTGCCGTCGAGTCGGATCTGGGGTGTCGGGTCCGCGTCGCCGCCGTTGGCTGCGAGGAAATTGGGCTACTGGGCGCCGAAGCCCTTGCCGAGCGCCTCGACCTCGAGTCCGTCCGCGCCGTCGTGAACGTCGACGGAGCGGGCCGGTTTCGGAATTTGCAGGCGTACTCCCACGCCTCAGAAGAGATGCGGGCGCTAGCGACCGAAGTCGGTGAACACTACGGTCAGCCGGTCGTTCACGAGCCCGATCCGCACCCGTTCAGCGACCACTGGCCGTTCCTCCGGGCCGGCGTACCTGCCCTCCAGTTACACAGCGAACCGGCCGGCGGCGGCGAGCGAGGGCGTGGCTGGGGACACACGGCTGCCGACAGCCGCGATAAAGTCGACGTGCGGAATATTCGAACGCACACCATGCTCTCGGCCGTCCTGGTTCGAGTACTCTCGAGGCGAACCCCACCTCGAATCGACGGCGCGGATCTCCGGGATGCATTTCGAGAACAGCACTACGAACCAGGGATGCGCGCGTCGGATACTTGGCCTCGCGCCTGGGACTGACGGCGGGGCGCTCCTCGAAACCGGTCGTGGACACCGATCAGGCGTCCGGGGCACCCTCGAGAATCGCCACCCCGCTCGAGGCGCCGATTCGCTCGGCACCAGCCTCGATCATGTCCATCGCTTTCTCGTAGCTCCCGACCCCGCCGCTCGCCTTGACCGGGAGGTACTCGCTCATCAGTTCCACGTCCGCGACGGTGGCCCCGCCATCGGCGAACCCGGTCGACGTCTTGACCATCGTCGCGTCGGCCGCCTTCGCCGCCTCGCAGGCTGCGCGCTTCTCCTCGTCGGTCAAAAGCGCCGTCTCGATGATCACCTTGACAGGGATGGGGACGGCCGCGACCAGTTCCTCGAGTTCGGCTTCGACTGCGTCCGTCTCGCCGGCTTGCAGGAGGCCGACGTTGATTACCACGTCGAGTTCGTCGGCACCGGCCTTCCAGGCGAGTTCGCCCTCGAGATGTTTCACCTCGTGGTCGTGCTGGCCGTGCGGGAAGCCGATGACGGTCGCGAGCGTGACGTCCGGGTGGGTTTCGGCGGCGCTTTCGACCGCGTACGGCGGAATGCAGGCGTTCATCCCGTGTTCTGCAGACTCGTCCAGGACGCGTTCGACGTCCGACGGCGTCGTTTCGGGGCCGAGGACGGTGTGGTCGATCAGGGGTGCGAGTTCGCTGCGGTCCATACCGGCCCGACTCGCTCGTGGGATAAAAAGGCGCCCGGTAGTGTGCGGTCTCCGGACCGACGGTCGTGGCAGTTACCTCGAGACGTCCACCTCGAGGTCGTCACGCTCGACAGCGAGTCGGAACGTGGGAACCGTCCGGTACTCGACCTCGACGACGTCCTTGCGCCGGAGACTCTGGAGACCGGATCGGACGTCCTCGACGTCGGGGTCGACGTCGAACGCGTCCCGGAGGGCGTGGAGGACGGCGACGACGCTCTGTGAACGCTCCTCGGGTCCGGCGAGTACCTCGACGATTTGCGCCTGGAGCTCGGGCACGCGGATCCGCGATGGCGGTCCCTCGCCCTCTTCGCTGACGACGCCGGGTTCGACGTCGACGAGTTCGGCCGCTTCGGGCGTCGCCCGGATCAGGCTGTTGTCGTCCCGAAAGTAGTACTCTTCCAGCTCGTTCTCGAGGAACTGGTGTACCTCGCTCCCGCTCTCGAGGTTCCACCGATCCTGCAACTCGCTGTTTTTCGTCGGCTGTAGCTCCACCACGTCCGCCAGTCGATCGCGAGCCTCCTCGGAGAGCGTCATCCTCGTATCACCTCGACGTACGTGGGTCCGCTATTTTTGCGTTGCGTCACGGGGACGGGACTCGAGTCGCGATTGGACTCGACCAGCGACGGGGTATGCCCGCGGCGAGACTCCGGTACCCGTTACGCTTCGACGCGAACGTCGAATCGCGTCGTGATCAGGGTTCCAGCGGGTTTGGTCTGGAGGAACAGCCGGTACCGACCGGGCGTCGGAAACCGTACGCGAAACGCCGCGCGACCGCTCTCGGCAGCCGTCTCCTCCGGGTGAACGTGGAGGTATGCCAGATCACCTTCTCGTAGCGCGACGAGATGACCGAGCGCACCAAGGTATCGGTCCAAGCGGGCGACGGCCCCGTCCTCCGTCAGGACCTCGAACGCCAGTTCGGTGTTTTCGCCGGCCTCAACGCCGTCCGCCAGGAGTTCGACTTCGTACCCGTCCGCGGCGCCGCGTCGGGACGATCCGGGTCGCGGCTCGACATCATCGACGCCGGAGGCGAACAGGTCGTACCCGAGCGTCGTCGCTCGCCCGTCGACGACCACGTCTACGAACGCGCGATAGACGCCCGGGTCGGGGAACGCGAGCCGTTCGAGTCGCCAGGTTCCATCCGAATCCAGTTCGGGGTGGCGGTGCTGAAACCGGGTCAGATCTCGACGCACCACGATGAGGTGAGCGCGCTGCCCATGGGCGGTCTCGAAGTCGGTCACGACCGACCCGTCCTCGACGATTCGGAACGACCAGTTCGTCCGCTCTCCCGGATCGAATCGCGTCTCCGACGGAACGAGTCGGAGACCGTTCGCGGCGAGCGAGAGGCCGGCCGGCACGGCGTGTCCGACGGCGTCCATTCCTCGAGTCGAGTTCCGAGAATCGTCGTGACCGTCGTGGTTGGAGTGGTGTTCCATACCGTTCGGAACGGTCGCTATCTACGTAATTACGGTGCGCGCGGAATCGTCGACGTCGTCACCGCGCCCTGATCGAGCGTCGTCATCCCGATAAATTCCCCAACGGAGCGATCGGTTCGGATTCGAAATTTCAACTGGACGGAGAGCCGACGGCAGCCGAGGAGCTACACCGACCGGTGGCCATTACACTACAAATCGAGGTGTAAGCATCACTCGAGCGCGTCGACGCGCGAGAAGACGAATTCCCGGAGCAACTTCCCGGCCAGCGAGGCGGCCTGGCCGTCGTCGCGGTCGTTGACTTCGACCGCGTCGAACCCGGTCGCGTACGGCGCGACGGCCCGCACGACGTCGCGCATCGTCCGGGGCTCGAGGCCGAACGGTTCCATCGTCCCTGTTCCCGGCGCGTAGGCCGGGTCGGCGCCGTCGATGTCGACACTGAGGTACGCCTCCCGACCCTCGAGGCGGTCCTCGAGTTGGGGGACGAACTCCGCGGCCTCGTCGGGAGGAACGACGGTCACGTCGTTCTCACTCGCCCACTGCCACTCCTCCTCGCTCCCCGTCCGTGCACCGAGGATGATCGCCTCCTGGACGTCGATGTCGGGCGCGTCATCGTAGTCGTCGGGATCGAGGATGCGTCGGGTCACGCAGGCGTGACTGAGCGGGTTGCCGTCGTACTCGCTTCGCAAGTCGAGGTGAGCGTCCAGACAGACGAACACGTCCGGGTCGACCGCGCCCGCACCCGCCGCCGAGACGGTGTGTTCGCCGCCGAGCAACAGGGGGACGGCGTCGTCCCAGTGGACGTCGCGCAGGGTGCCCTCGAGGAACTCGAGGTACTCGTCTACCGCGTCCCAGGCGTGGACGTCGCCCGCGTCGTGGACGCTGCAGTCGGTGAATCGCCGGTCCGTCCGGTGGTCGTAGTCGTCGAACGTCTCCGAAAAATGGCGGATGCGTCGGGGACCGAAGCGAGTCCCCGGCGCGAAGGTCGTCGATGCGTCGAGGGGCGCACCGACGACCACGAAGTTCGCCTCCGTTCGATCGGCGGTCGCCCCCGGGTACATCAGACGATCTTGCGCTGGCCTTCCATCTCGAGGTACTCGATGTTGTCGTCGGGGGACGCGTCGACGTCCTCGGGAATGCGCATCGTGATGGTCTCGTAGGTCTCGAGGTCCATGACCTGCATGTCGTTACCGTCGACGGAGACGATCTGACCCTGTTTGCGGTTGATGATCGGGACCCAGATTTTCGCATCGACGGGCTGGGACAGCGACCGTCGCTTGCCGTCGAAGACGCCTCGAGCCTCGATTCGGGCCTTGGCGCTGCCGTGTTTGCCGGGCTTTGCCGTCGAGTAGGAGTCGATTTTACACGCTGCGTCGTCAATCAGGACGTAGCCGCCTTCTCCGAGGTCGCGAACTTCTTTCTGTTGCTTCGCCATACAGCGGGGTAATCAATCGAACGTGATAAAGGGATTGAATCGCGCTCTGTGTCGAATCGACGGCCTCGAGCGGTCGATCGGCCCGGACAGCGGGGACCGCACATTGCGTCTTCAGGTCGCGCTGATCCGCGGTGCCACGAGGTACTCAACGTCGCCGCCTCCGTCGGCGAACTCGTAGCGGATCGATAGCGGTTTCTCGGTACCCAGCCCGAGACCGACGTCGACGCCACCCGGCATCGCCCGATTGATCGACGCGAGGTAATCGACGGAGAACAGGGAGGAGGTGTCCGCTGGCTCGAGGTCGACGAGGTCGCTCGCCGACAGCGTGAGCGAGACGTCGTCCGTGTCTCCGTCCGCGCGGACCGCGAACACCTCGTCGGCGGCGTCGAGTTCGAATTCGAGGTGCGTCGAGACCATCTCGGCGGCCCGCACCGAGCGATCGAAGGTCTCGGCACTGGCGACCACTGATCCCGCGAGGTCGAACGCGTCGCTCGAGCCCTCCTGCGGGGAGCGAATCGTCTCCGGATCGAGGAGCGCGAGCGTGTACTCGAGTTCGTCGATGCGAATCGAGAGCGTTCGACTCTCGGCGTTCACCTCGAGGGCGACGAACTGGTCGCGGTCGGCGATACTCACGACGTCGCGAAACCGTTCGAGGTCGATTCCGAGGTGATCGGGAGCCCCCTCGAACGACTCGAAGGCGGCTCGCTCGAGCGTGACGTCCGCACGGACGACGGTCGCCGCGTCGATTGCCGCGAGGCGGAGCCCATCGGGGTCGACGTACAGGTGACACTCGTCGAAGACGGCGTACGCGACGTCGACGGTTCGTTTGATCGTTCCGGCGTCGAGCACGCCGCGGAACGTCGTGGTAGCGCTCGAGTTCGACTCCTGAACTGTTTGCTCGACCATACCCCGTCAACCTCGAATGAGAGGGAAAAGTGTTCCTAGCCAAATTGATAGATAACTCAAAATGGGGTACCTATATATGTGTGTGGATTAGTAGATAATCCATATCAAATTATGAAAGGCGACAGCCGTCCCCGCGGAATCCTGAGCAGCGCCGACCGCGCGTTCCTGCGCGGCGAGTCCGACCTCGCGAGCGTCCAGTCCGAGCGCAACACGCGTGCTCGCATCCGCGAACGACTCTACCAGGGCGTTCGCGACTTCGAACTGCTCGTCGAATCGCTCTCCGACGACGACCGGAAACTCGTCTTCGAGAAACGGTTCGGCGAAATCGACGGTACCGAGGCGTTCGACGCGATGGTCTCGGCGGTGGCCTTCCTCTACCTGGCCGCGGACGACACCGACATCGAGTTCGAGACCCTCCTGACGGAAGGGATCAATCTCGCGGAAGCACGCCGGGACCGCGCCGCGACGGTCTCGCTGGACGTGACCTACCAGTCGCTTACCGTCGATCAGTTGCGACACAAACTGAAGCGGGGCGAACCCCTCTCGCTCACCGAAATCGCCTATCTCCACGACAGCGAGGAGATTCGACGGGACGAACTGGCGCAATACTTCTCCGACGTCGACGACGTGGACGAGATCGACGACGGCCGAATCCAGTCGAAGATGACGAACTTTTGACTTACCCAATTACGCGACCCACGCGCTCGAGACCCTCCTCGAGTTTCTCGGTCGGCAAGCCGAATCCGATGCGGAAGTAGTCCTCGAAGCCGAAGAGGTCGCCTGGTGCGAGAACCACACTCTCCTCCTCGACGACGGTCCGGCAGAACTCGGTCCCGTTCTCGAAGCAGTCGGGAATCGTCACGAACCCGTTGACGCCGACGGGATCGTACCACTCGAGGCCGTGGGCGTCGACGAACTCGCGAACGCGGTCGCGGTGGGCCGCCGCGAGGGCGCGGTTCTCCTCGAGGATGTCGTCCTCCTGCTCGCCGAGGGCCTGTTTCGCGACGTGCTGGCCGAAGATGGAGGGCGAGATCGTCGTGTAATCCTTCCAGGTCCAGGCGGCCTCGATCACCTCGCGGTCGCCGACGAGCCAGCCGAAGCGGGTCCCGGCGAGACCGTAGGCCTTCGTGAGACTCGTCGTCGAGAGGCCGTGAGGTCCGAGGCTGGCGACGGGCGGCAGCGGGTCGTCGGCGAGCAGGCGGTAGACCTCGTCACAGAGCAGATAGGCGTCGTTGTCCGCCGCCAGGTCGTAGAGCGCCTCGACTCGCTCGAGCGGGTGATACCGACCCGTGGGATTGTTCGGGTTGTTGAGGACGATGACCCGGGTGTCGGGGCGGATCGCGTCGGCGACCGCGTCGACCTCGAGTTCCCACCTTGGCGGCTCGAGCGAGACTCGCGTGACCTCGCCGACGGCCTCGGGGACGGCGTGGAGCGCCTGGTAGGTGGGCGTGACAACAACGGCGTGGCCGTCCCCCACGGTCTGCGACGACGACGCGTCGGCGCCGAGCAGCGACAGAAACGTCAGGAAGTTCGCCTCCTGAGTGCCGACGGTGAAGAGCACCTCGTCTGCCTCGCGGTCGTATCGATCCGCGATGTCGGCCCGGAGGTCGGGGTCGCCGTCGGTGGGAATCACGTACCCCAGGTCGCCGGGATCGGTGTCGAATCGACTCGCCGGCAGACTCCGGATGCCACTCTCGGCGAGCATGACGTCCGCCTCGTGTTCGTACTCGGCGAACCAGCGCTCGAGGCCGAAGGGTTCGATGTGCATGCCAAAATGAGAGGGACGAGACGGCAAAGAGTCACCGACTCGCTATCACCAAAACCCGAATTGCTACCACTGAAACCCGACTCGCTCGTCCCCCGCTGGCGGCTCGAGCGGACTCGGCGGCAACTCAGCGGCGACCTCGGGGTCGTTGTAGACGCCGGGAGCGACGTCGTTGGGGCCGTCGGGATAGTACAGCGCGGCCAGCAACTGAATCTGCCCGCGGCCGACGCCGAGTTCGAACTGCCCGCCGCCGTAACACCGAATCCCGTGCTCCTCGCAGTAGGCGATTGTCTCGAGCAACGACTCGAGCGAGCCGAATCGGGAGGGCTTGACGTTCAACCAGCGGGGCTCCCACGGCAGCGCCTCGACGTCCTCGACCCCGTGGATCGGGGCGTCCCAGGAAAGTCGGTTCTGAACCTTCGGAGCCTCGAGCAGCGGGTGCGTCTCCTCGGTTACACCCGGATCCTCGATTACGGCCTCCGGGAACGACTCGAGGACGCGTTCGTAGAACACGGGGTCTGCTGGAACGTCCACGTCGGTCCCCTCGTACTGTCCCTTCAGGTCGAGGATTCGGACGGCGTCGGTCGCCACCAGGTCGTCGATCACGGCGCCGGTCCATTCGGGCGTCGGATCGAGTTTGAACTCGAGGGACGGAACGGCTTCGCGAAGGCGCTCGACCCGATCGACTGACGGCGGCTCCCCGAGGCGGGTGCTCGCGACGAAGCGGAGCGGTTTCGGTTCGCGGTCGAGTGCGTCCCCGAGCGAGGTTCCGGCCTGGCGTAGCGCCAGGTCGAGCGCCGCGCTCTCGAATGCCCAGCGTCGGTAGTCCTGGAAGTCCTCGCGGTCGGGTGGGCCCGCCGGAAACAGATCCAGGTCCTCGAGGCGGTCGGAGAACGACGCCAGCGTGAATTCGCCCTCGAATTCGCCGGTCGGCAATCCGACCCGGTGGAGGGCGTCGTGTTCCTCGGCATCGTAGGTGACGTCTTCGCCGCGGCCCGTGACTCGCGCGTCGCCACGGCCGCCAGCGCGACCGTCTTCGTGTGCGGACGCGGAACCCGGACCCGTGAACGCGACCTCCGTCGTCACCCGCGTAAAATCGCTCGAGGTGTCGCGCTCGAGTCGGTGGAGTTCGACGTCGTCGATGCGCACCTCGAGGTCGGCCAGTCGATCGAAGTCCATGGTCGTCGTTGAACTGCCAGGACGATGAACGTTGGTACGGCCTCGTTGCTCGCCCCCCTATACGAACCTGCGAAACAGCGACGTTACTCTTCTCCGCGTCGCTGCCTGAGGTTCTGGCGCGTGAACTGCGGTTTCGTCGAGATGGAACTCGGCGTCCGGAACGACCAGTAGAGGACGATCGAGAGGACGGCCGAAAAGACCGCCGCGACGACCGCCGCCACGGGCGCTCCTAAGGCGTAGAGGACGCCCATCGAGAACAGCGACATCGTCAACAACATGCCGTAGACCAGTCGCTTCGCCAGGGTGGCGAACACCTGATCGCTGTCCTCGACGCCGACCCGGACGAACTGGTCGTCCCGTTCGAATCGGTCGAGCGTCCGCTCGAGTTTCGGCGGGATCCTGACGGCGGATCGACTGGCATCCCTGACCTCGCCCGCAGTGTCCTCGAGGACCCGCTGGATCGACTCCTCGCGGTAGCCCTGTTCGGTGAGGTAGTCCGTCGCGGTGGCGATAAAGTCGAAGTCGGGATCGAGGGTCACGCAGACGCCCTCGACGACGGTCGCCACCCGGAGCACGAGCGCGAGATTCTTCGGGAGGCGGAACGGGAACTCGTAGATCGAGTCCTCGATCTGGCCGACGATCTGCTGGACGCGGTACTGCTCGATGTCTTCGCCGCGCGCGTCGGCGATGGCGAGTTCCATCACGTCGGCCATCACGGCTCGATCGGCCTCGGGACTCAGCGTTCCGATCGCGATGAGGGAGTCGAGGATCGCGTCGATGTCCTGGTTGGCGATCGCGATGTAGAACTCGACGATCCTGTCCTGGACGAATTCGTCGACGCGGCCGCTCATCCCGAAGTCGTAGAAGACGATCCGCCCGTCGTCGGTCACCGCCAGGTTTCCGGGGTGGGGATCGGCGTGAAAGACCCCGTCGTCGATGATCATCTGGAGGTACGACCGCTGGAGGTTCTCCGCGACCTGCTCGCGGTCGATCCCCTTTGCGTCGAGTTCGTCGACCTGGTTGATCTTCGTCCCGTCGATGTAGGCCATCGTCAGGACCCGGTCGCTCGAGTAAGCCTCGTACACCTCCGGGATAAGAAACCGGTCGTCGTCGTCGAAATTCGAGCGAATCTCGGCGAGCATCCGGGCCTCGCGATGGTAGTCCATCTCCTCGCGAATCGTCTTCGCGAACTCGTCGGCGAGGTTCTCGAGGGAGAACGACCTGGATTCGTCGACGAACCGAATCAGTATCGGGAGCGACCACCGGATCACCCGGAGGTCGGACTCGACGAGCGTCTCGATTCCCGGCCGCCGAATCTTGACGGCGACGTCGTCGCCGTCGATTGAGGCACGGTACACCTGCCCCAGACTGGCACCGCTGATTGCGTCGGTATCGAAGTCCTGAAAGCGGGTGTCGACCGAGCCGAGATCCTCCTCGAGCACGACTCGCGCGTCGGCCCAGTCGGCCGGGGGTACCTCGTCCTGGAGCGCCGAGAGCACGTCGATGTACGCCGGCGGGAGGACGTCTGGTCGCGTCGAGAGCAACTGCCCGAGTTTGATGAACGTCGGACCGAGGGTGAGCAACGACTCGAGCAGGACTTCCGCGCGCTCGCGATGGGTCTCCGAGCCGACGCGGCGTGGCCGTCCGAAGACGAGCCAGCGGCGGCGGTCGCGAGCGTACGCCAGCAACAGCGGCAGGAAGTGCCACGCGACGACGACGAATCGTCGATACGCGCGAAGGATGCCCAGGTCAAGTCACCCGGGTTAGACGTCCCCGTCGGCGTCTTCGGCGGTCGAGTCCTCGGGGTCGCTCACGACGTCGATCGGCGTCCTATCGGATCCCTCCCGTTTCGGCAGGGCGAGTTCGAGTACGCCCCGATCGACGCTCGCCTCGGCGTTCGACTCCGTCGCGTCGTCGGGCAGGGGGAGGTCGACGTCGAGAAAGAGCGGACGGTTCTCCTCGAGGTAGTGGTACTTCTCGGGGAGATCCTTCTGGCGGCGGGCCTCGATCCGAATGCGGCCGTCTTCGACGGCAACGTCCACGGTCTCGGCAGGGACCCCTGGCACGTCGAGCACGAGGAGGTAGGAGTCGTCGCTCTCGAGTAGATCGAAGAACGCGGCGTCGGAGAGGTCCCGGAGGGCGTCGCGCAGCGCTGACATAGTGACAGGTTCGAACGCCGCGACGAAAAAGGCCGCGGTCCCGACCGATCGTTCTCGGACCGACGAGCAGGTCAGATACCGCCGACGCCGACCGCGAGAGAGATGACGAGGAACAGGACACCCGCGAGCGTTGAGAGCAGTCCCCGGACCGCGACGCGGGATGCCGAACGGCGCTCGGTCACGTCGAAGAGCAGAAACGGCGGGCCGAGCAAACGGTGGCGAACGCGAGCCAGCAGACCCGACTCCGGCGGGACCGACCGCTCGACGACGGCGTTCACCTGTCCCGTCTCTCGAGAGGCCGTCGTGTCGCGCCGGGCCGTCCCGAGCAGGTGAACCGACTCCCCGACGTCCAGTCGACGCTCCAGATAGCGCCGGTCGCGCCCGGTCGAAATCTCGAGCGGCCCCAGCGAGAGGCTCGTGTTCTCGTCGGACACGTCCTCGTCGCGTTCGATGTGGCGGGCGATTGTCGCCGGGGGCGTCTCGCCTCCCTTCTCGCCTCCCTCGACGCGAATCCGCGCGTCCGTCGTGAGACGCAGGTCCGCCCCTCGCGGGTCGACCAGGACGTTCCCGTCTCGTCCTCGAGGCGGAACGGCACGACCTGAGTCCCACTGTCGATTTCGACCCACTTCGTGGTGCTCCCCGTGTTGGTCGACTTCCGGCGTTTCTCCTCGACGGCGTACTCGAGGGCGACACAGGCCGTCTCGGTGAACGGCGACTCGAGGACGTCGTCCCAGGCGAGCACGGTTCCAGACAGTTCGACGGACCCGCCGTTCGGCGTGTCGAGTACCGTGTGCGGCTCGCGTGCGAAGAGCCGATAGGCGAAGCCCAGTTCGCGGAGCCCGTAGCCGAGAAGGGCAACGCCGAGCAGTGCACCGAGGGCGGCCAGAGAGAGGACCAGGACGGACATGATTGAATACCAATGTATCGATGATGGTGAAAGTCGTCGGATTCGCGGCCGACCCGCACGTTTTTCATCGCCGGCCGTCCCTCTTTGCGATATGAAGGGTGCCGACCGCGACCGCAAGGAGTCGGGGTTCCGAGTGAGAACCCGCGTCGACGACGCCCGATCGATCCTCGAGGCGGCGCTCGAGGAGCGAAGCGTCCGATGTGACCAGGAACGCGTGGCACTCGAGCGCGCCGACGGGCGCGTCCTGGCCGAGTCGATCACCGCCGACGTCGACGTCCCCCACTACGAACGAGCGGCGATGGACGGCTACGCACTGCGAGCGGCGGACACGTTCGGTGCGAGCGAACGCTCGCCCGCCGTCTTGCGCCTCGAAGATCAGCCCGACTCCGAAACCACCCTCCCCCCGGAAACGGCCCGTCGGGTCCACACCGGCAGCGCCGTCCCCGCCGATGCCGACGCAGTCGTCATGCTCGAGCACGCCGAATCGCTCGCGGCGACGGGCGAACTCGAGGTGCTCGACGCGGTCGCTGAGGGTGAGAACGTCGCGCCCGTCGGGGAGGACGTCGAGGCCGGACAGCAACTGTACGAACCGGGCCACCGACTGCGGCCCTCGGACCTCGGCCTCCTCCGGTCGGCGGGGATCGACCGCCCACTCGTTTCGAACCGACCGACCGTCGGCGTCGTGCCGACCGGCGAGGAGGTCGTCCAGGCCGATCCCGACCCTGGCGAGGTGATCGAGACAAACGGGCTGACGGTCTCGCGACTGGTCGAGCGGTGGGGCGGTCGCGCGACCCACCGCGAGATCGTGACGGACGACGCCGAGGCGCTTCGCGTGGCGATCCAGCGCGATCTGACGAAGGAAGTCGTCGTCACGACTGGCGGGTCTTCGGTCGGCCAGCGGGATCTCCTGCCGGAG from Natronosalvus rutilus includes:
- a CDS encoding Hsp20/alpha crystallin family protein, whose translation is MSALRDALRDLSDAAFFDLLESDDSYLLVLDVPGVPAETVDVAVEDGRIRIEARRQKDLPEKYHYLEENRPLFLDVDLPLPDDATESNAEASVDRGVLELALPKREGSDRTPIDVVSDPEDSTAEDADGDV
- the glp gene encoding gephyrin-like molybdotransferase Glp, yielding MKGADRDRKESGFRVRTRVDDARSILEAALEERSVRCDQERVALERADGRVLAESITADVDVPHYERAAMDGYALRAADTFGASERSPAVLRLEDQPDSETTLPPETARRVHTGSAVPADADAVVMLEHAESLAATGELEVLDAVAEGENVAPVGEDVEAGQQLYEPGHRLRPSDLGLLRSAGIDRPLVSNRPTVGVVPTGEEVVQADPDPGEVIETNGLTVSRLVERWGGRATHREIVTDDAEALRVAIQRDLTKEVVVTTGGSSVGQRDLLPEVIDDLGEVLVHGVALKPGHPVCLGIVEETPVLALPGYPVACLINAVQFLRPTLAWLQGTEATPHPTVAARLERKIASEPGTRTFARVSLEADEGVEQAHEGHEEGEEGGELVTTPTRASGSGVLSSVALADGWVVVPEEREGIPAGETVAVENWEPWF